One window of Campylobacter sp. RM12651 genomic DNA carries:
- a CDS encoding NUDIX hydrolase, giving the protein MDISDFKIVEFKKSDFIKPLRASFVINEHKVDWDFIKSFDSVSIMLYHESKDSFIFVKQFRAPLYYYENCKDYESGFSVELCSGIIDKNKSLEEIALDECIEELGFKPKKLVYINKFYTGFGSGVNTQHLFFARVSDDDIVGVGGGVDNGEFIKSVYVKINEYDEFFAKNKRSALIDYANLWFRYIYKK; this is encoded by the coding sequence ATTGATATAAGTGATTTTAAAATAGTTGAGTTTAAAAAATCAGATTTTATAAAACCTTTAAGAGCTAGTTTTGTTATAAACGAGCATAAGGTAGATTGGGATTTTATAAAGTCTTTTGATTCTGTTAGTATTATGTTATATCACGAGAGCAAGGATAGTTTTATATTTGTAAAACAATTTAGAGCACCTTTATATTATTACGAAAATTGTAAAGATTATGAGAGTGGATTTTCGGTTGAATTATGTAGTGGGATAATTGATAAAAACAAAAGCTTAGAAGAAATCGCCTTAGATGAATGTATAGAAGAATTAGGATTTAAGCCTAAAAAATTAGTTTATATTAATAAATTTTATACAGGATTTGGTAGTGGGGTAAATACTCAACATTTATTTTTTGCTAGGGTTAGTGATGATGATATTGTAGGAGTTGGTGGCGGCGTTGATAATGGAGAATTCATTAAAAGCGTATATGTAAAAATCAATGAATATGATGAGTTTTTTGCAAAAAATAAAAGAAGTGCTTTGATTGATTATGCTAATTTGTGGTTTAGGTATATTTATAAAAAATAA
- a CDS encoding DUF815 domain-containing protein, whose amino-acid sequence MIALFKEFKAASYRARTSSFKPIKNLDLVDFKDLLFLDKEFNILKNNMNNFLQNKAYQHCLLAGAKGCGKSSLIKAIFNEFIKSDLRIVEVFKEDLSHLRYIIDDLSELEYKFVIFLDDISFSINDDSFKALKPILDGGCEKLSDNIMFILSSNYKNLLKSSNTNYQDADFKDESDDRFALKERFGIWLNFYSMSQEQYLSIVKSLFKDEFSDEIKAKALEFANLKGTKNGRIAKQFYELKKDLND is encoded by the coding sequence TTGATAGCATTGTTTAAAGAATTTAAAGCTGCTAGTTATAGAGCAAGAACTAGTAGCTTTAAGCCTATTAAAAACCTTGATTTGGTTGATTTTAAAGACCTTTTGTTTTTGGATAAAGAATTTAATATCTTAAAAAATAATATGAATAATTTTTTACAAAACAAAGCCTATCAGCATTGTTTATTAGCCGGTGCAAAAGGTTGTGGCAAATCTAGTTTAATCAAGGCTATTTTTAATGAATTTATTAAAAGTGATTTAAGAATAGTTGAGGTTTTTAAAGAAGATTTATCGCATTTAAGATATATTATTGATGATTTAAGCGAATTAGAATACAAATTCGTAATATTTTTAGATGATATAAGCTTTAGTATAAATGATGATAGTTTTAAGGCATTAAAGCCGATTTTAGATGGTGGATGTGAGAAATTAAGTGATAATATAATGTTTATTTTAAGCTCAAATTATAAAAATCTTTTAAAATCAAGTAATACAAATTATCAAGACGCTGATTTTAAAGATGAAAGCGATGATAGATTTGCTTTAAAAGAAAGATTTGGAATATGGCTTAATTTTTATTCAATGAGCCAAGAGCAGTATTTAAGCATTGTAAAATCATTATTTAAAGATGAATTTAGTGATGAGATAAAGGCTAAGGCTTTAGAATTTGCAAATTTAAAAGGCACAAAAAATGGTCGTATCGCTAAACAATTTTATGAACTAAAAAAGGATTTGAATGATTAA
- the glyS gene encoding glycine--tRNA ligase subunit beta, producing the protein MRKFLIEITTEELPAIPFLKEEPNIKDKLEVVLKANNIEFSNLEFLYTPRRFVFTFKANERANDSVIELIGAPKEVAYKDGKLSKAGESFLAKADISENELSFKEIKGKVCLYVEKIEKGKLFSELINDILESFITSLNFGKSMRWGTNTFSFIRPITGLCVMMDDELINASLFNINSSKSTFVHRNISMDKISFNTQDEYFKTLKEGKVILNPKDRLEIILSEIRNIEKLWNLKAEIDEELLAEVVAITEYPSALLGSFDKEFLQVAPEVIITSMKENQRYFAVYKDNSLSNNFITITNSFNPDLETIKKGNEKVLRARLSDALFFWENDLKLGLQPELLNNTIYMQELGTIAQKEQREEEIALRLAKLFAYENTKNIKDAITLSKADLRTQMVGEFPELQGIVGSYYAANMGYSSEVCTAIKEQYLYDVIPSTKLSKIVILATRLDTLMALFSINKLPSGNKDPYALRRAALSIIKILIDLGVKFNLLDLLNEFKGLYKDYDKVKLLNFITDRFNALYSVNSSFIKAVLNVNNNDLVVIDENIKALINLAKDKDYESKISTFKRLANIIKDSKDLYCDESKLSNEYEIKLYKAYKDISFSDDVSDNLGKIFALKPIIDEFFDNVMINVDDLEIKNNRLALVYSIYKHIACVADLKEVSFDSIV; encoded by the coding sequence ATGAGAAAGTTTTTAATAGAAATAACTACAGAAGAATTACCTGCAATTCCTTTTTTAAAAGAAGAACCAAATATAAAAGATAAATTAGAAGTGGTTTTAAAAGCAAATAATATTGAATTTAGTAATTTAGAGTTTTTATACACTCCTAGAAGATTTGTTTTTACATTTAAAGCAAACGAAAGAGCAAACGATAGCGTTATAGAATTAATCGGAGCTCCTAAAGAAGTAGCCTATAAAGATGGGAAATTGAGTAAAGCTGGTGAGAGCTTTTTAGCAAAAGCAGATATTAGCGAAAACGAACTTAGCTTTAAAGAAATTAAAGGAAAAGTTTGTTTATATGTAGAAAAAATAGAAAAAGGTAAATTATTTAGCGAATTAATAAATGATATTTTAGAAAGCTTTATTACAAGTCTTAATTTTGGTAAAAGTATGCGTTGGGGTACAAATACTTTTAGTTTTATTCGCCCAATTACTGGACTATGCGTTATGATGGATGATGAATTAATTAATGCAAGTTTGTTTAATATAAACTCAAGTAAAAGCACTTTCGTTCATAGAAATATTAGTATGGATAAAATATCTTTTAATACCCAAGATGAGTATTTTAAGACTTTAAAAGAAGGCAAAGTTATCTTAAATCCTAAAGATAGATTAGAAATCATTTTAAGTGAGATAAGAAATATTGAAAAATTATGGAATTTAAAAGCTGAAATTGATGAAGAATTATTAGCAGAAGTTGTAGCAATTACTGAATATCCATCAGCGCTTTTAGGTAGTTTTGATAAAGAATTTTTACAAGTTGCACCTGAAGTAATAATTACTTCAATGAAAGAAAATCAACGCTATTTTGCAGTATATAAGGATAATTCTTTAAGCAATAATTTTATAACAATTACAAATTCATTCAATCCTGATTTAGAAACTATAAAAAAAGGTAATGAAAAGGTGTTAAGAGCAAGGCTTAGCGATGCATTGTTTTTCTGGGAAAATGACTTAAAACTTGGCTTACAACCTGAATTATTAAACAATACAATTTATATGCAAGAATTAGGCACAATAGCACAAAAAGAACAAAGAGAAGAAGAAATTGCCTTAAGATTAGCAAAATTATTTGCTTATGAAAATACAAAAAATATAAAAGATGCAATCACGCTTAGCAAGGCTGATTTAAGGACACAAATGGTAGGCGAATTCCCTGAATTACAAGGAATTGTAGGCTCATATTATGCTGCTAATATGGGGTATTCTAGTGAAGTTTGCACTGCTATTAAAGAGCAATATTTATATGATGTTATCCCAAGCACAAAATTAAGTAAAATTGTAATCTTAGCAACTAGACTTGATACTTTAATGGCTTTATTTAGTATAAACAAGCTTCCAAGTGGTAATAAAGACCCTTACGCATTAAGAAGAGCAGCTTTAAGTATTATTAAAATTCTAATTGATTTAGGCGTTAAATTTAATTTATTAGATTTATTAAACGAGTTTAAAGGTCTTTATAAAGATTATGATAAAGTTAAATTGCTTAATTTTATTACAGATAGATTTAATGCTTTATATAGCGTAAATTCATCTTTTATAAAAGCAGTTTTAAATGTGAATAATAATGATTTAGTAGTAATTGATGAGAATATAAAAGCACTTATAAATCTAGCAAAAGATAAAGATTATGAGAGCAAAATCTCAACATTTAAAAGACTTGCAAATATCATAAAAGATAGTAAAGATTTATATTGTGATGAAAGCAAATTAAGTAATGAATATGAGATTAAATTATATAAAGCTTATAAAGATATTAGTTTTAGTGATGATGTGAGTGATAATTTAGGTAAGATTTTTGCACTTAAACCTATCATTGATGAGTTTTTTGATAATGTTATGATAAATGTTGATGATTTAGAGATTAAAAACAATCGCTTAGCATTAGTTTATAGCATTTATAAGCACATTGCTTGTGTGGCTGATTTAAAAGAAGTTAGTTTTGATAGCATTGTTTAA